A genomic segment from Pirellulales bacterium encodes:
- a CDS encoding cytidylate kinase-like family protein: protein MLSLASSSRHQRETSALIEQQIQRWLMLQQAVEQRSPPCDSVACGHYIAISREAGTGAEQIARAVGDELGWRTLDRELLGLVAKAAACSPYDVELIDETGVRWIMEIFNHWIEHAPVSHEKYFLRLSAVLRAAVRQENVVIVGRGARFLLPHDKGLSVRLIAPKHFRIEQVRLLQGISLEQAREWVDQTDRDRREFVLQHFHHDVHHIHLYDLVLNVEKLGADGAARQIAAAARDVFPR from the coding sequence ATGCTCAGTCTTGCCAGTTCGTCGCGTCATCAACGTGAGACCAGCGCCCTCATCGAGCAGCAGATTCAGCGCTGGTTGATGCTGCAACAGGCCGTGGAACAACGTTCGCCGCCGTGCGATTCGGTCGCCTGCGGACACTACATCGCCATCTCGCGCGAGGCCGGCACGGGCGCCGAGCAAATCGCGCGTGCCGTCGGCGACGAGTTGGGCTGGCGGACGCTCGATCGCGAGCTGCTCGGCTTGGTGGCCAAGGCCGCCGCCTGCTCGCCCTACGACGTCGAATTGATCGACGAGACGGGCGTGCGCTGGATCATGGAAATCTTCAATCACTGGATCGAGCACGCCCCGGTGAGCCACGAGAAATACTTCCTTCGTCTGTCGGCCGTGCTGCGGGCCGCCGTGCGGCAGGAAAACGTGGTGATCGTGGGCCGCGGCGCGCGGTTCTTGTTGCCGCACGACAAAGGGCTTTCCGTGCGGCTGATCGCTCCCAAGCACTTTCGCATCGAACAGGTGCGGCTGTTGCAGGGAATAAGCTTGGAGCAGGCCCGCGAATGGGTCGACCAGACCGACCGCGACCGGCGCGAGTTCGTGTTGCAGCACTTCCACCACGATGTCCACCATATCCACCTCTACGATTTGGTGCTCAACGTCGAGAAGCTCGGCGCCGACGGCGCCGCGCGGCAGATTGCCGCGGCCGCCCGCGACGTGTTTCCGCGTTGA
- a CDS encoding PEP-CTERM sorting domain-containing protein, with protein MIQTIESFTDFNPSSGVETTPYASGAFTDPTMSAQAHAAPVAAPAVPEPSSLTLFGVAAGMFAGYRGWRRRKQASIA; from the coding sequence ATGATCCAAACGATCGAGTCGTTTACGGATTTCAATCCGTCGTCCGGAGTCGAAACGACGCCTTACGCCTCCGGCGCCTTTACCGATCCCACGATGAGCGCGCAAGCGCACGCCGCGCCGGTAGCAGCGCCGGCGGTACCCGAACCGTCGAGCCTCACGCTGTTCGGCGTGGCGGCTGGGATGTTCGCTGGTTACCGCGGCTGGCGGCGAAGAAAACAGGCATCCATCGCCTGA
- a CDS encoding SDR family oxidoreductase, with product MATRLIIGCGYLGGRVVRRWLAAGDAVYAVTRRADRALAWQQEGLKPVVADVTDRPTLDLPTADTVLYAVAHDPRSGKSHTETHVVGLTNVLDALPPTFRRLIYISTTGVYGDGQGQWVDEETPCHPQRPAGVACLAAERMLEAHGHGRRAVILRLAGLYGPDRIPRIDALLAGEALDAPQHGFLNLVHVDDAVEAVLAADEIETSLPRRYLIADGAPVERDEYYAELAGLVGAPAPRFRLPQRETPAYARATADKRVSNARMLAELQLTLRYPSYREGLRAIVAGRQALGE from the coding sequence ATGGCAACAAGATTGATTATCGGCTGCGGTTACCTGGGCGGCCGCGTGGTCCGGCGCTGGCTCGCGGCGGGCGATGCGGTGTATGCCGTGACGCGCCGGGCCGACCGCGCCCTGGCCTGGCAACAGGAAGGACTCAAGCCGGTCGTGGCCGATGTCACCGACCGCCCAACGCTCGATTTGCCAACAGCCGACACCGTGCTCTATGCCGTCGCCCACGATCCAAGGTCGGGCAAGAGCCACACCGAGACACACGTGGTCGGATTGACGAACGTGCTCGACGCGCTGCCCCCCACGTTTCGGCGGCTGATCTATATCAGCACGACCGGCGTTTACGGCGACGGTCAGGGCCAGTGGGTCGATGAAGAAACTCCCTGCCATCCCCAGCGGCCGGCGGGCGTGGCATGCCTGGCGGCCGAACGAATGCTTGAAGCTCACGGCCACGGCCGGCGGGCGGTCATTCTGCGTCTGGCGGGCCTCTATGGTCCCGATCGAATCCCCCGCATCGACGCGCTGTTGGCCGGCGAGGCGCTCGACGCTCCGCAACACGGCTTCTTGAATCTGGTCCACGTCGACGACGCCGTCGAAGCCGTGCTTGCCGCCGACGAGATCGAGACGAGCTTACCGCGACGCTATCTGATTGCCGATGGCGCTCCGGTGGAGCGGGACGAATACTACGCCGAGTTGGCGGGGTTGGTCGGCGCACCGGCTCCGCGGTTTCGGCTGCCCCAGCGCGAGACGCCGGCCTACGCCCGTGCGACCGCCGACAAGCGCGTCTCGAACGCCCGCATGTTGGCCGAGCTCCAGCTGACGCTTCGTTATCCGAGCTACCGTGAGGGGTTGAGGGCGATCGTGGCCGGGCGACAGGCATTGGGCGAGTAA
- the ruvX gene encoding Holliday junction resolvase RuvX — MAAVPERETIFSAGRLAGIDYGTVRVGVALTDARRTLASPYEIYRRRDRAADARYFQSLVAQERIVGFVVGLPVHLNGRESEKSREARQFGEWLAETTGLPVAYFDERFTTAEADQFLGAAELTKKQRAARRDMLAAQIMLAAFLESTSPGEPAPLDD; from the coding sequence ATGGCTGCTGTACCCGAACGCGAGACGATCTTTTCCGCCGGCCGGCTGGCGGGCATCGATTATGGCACAGTGCGCGTGGGCGTGGCCTTGACCGATGCGCGGCGGACGTTGGCCAGCCCCTACGAGATTTACCGCCGCCGCGACCGCGCCGCCGACGCACGCTATTTTCAGTCGCTCGTGGCTCAAGAACGGATCGTGGGCTTCGTCGTGGGCCTGCCGGTACACCTGAACGGGCGTGAAAGCGAGAAGTCGCGCGAAGCCCGGCAGTTCGGCGAGTGGCTGGCCGAAACAACCGGCCTGCCGGTGGCCTACTTCGACGAGCGATTCACGACGGCCGAGGCCGACCAGTTTCTCGGCGCGGCGGAACTGACCAAGAAGCAGCGGGCGGCCCGACGCGATATGCTGGCCGCGCAGATTATGCTGGCGGCGTTTCTCGAATCGACCTCGCCGGGCGAACCGGCGCCCCTTGACGACTGA
- a CDS encoding universal stress protein translates to MAPFQKVLVGVDLLQADGVGSSNFSPPVAEAIKHGLWLAETSAASVTFFAAVDLPEATIVSLGGDASRVTGQLRKSGGRALDHLVHEAKARGLTADSRLVSGEGWVELTREVERGQYDVVIVGTRNVGAVERFLFGSTAMKLLHNCPCPVWITRPEPHPLPTSILVASDLSEVAENALRLGLALGALTGAKVNLLHAVDYPLDRLWSTGLLDTSAQIYHDKVKADGRQRLDEQLARVAGPNPSVKAELHIVEGLSIADTAVLDFIRVHHVDLLVMGTMARSGIPGVFIGNTAERLVTHVPCSLLAVKPADFTSPIGLP, encoded by the coding sequence ATGGCACCGTTTCAGAAAGTCCTGGTGGGCGTCGATCTTTTGCAGGCCGACGGCGTGGGTTCGAGCAACTTTTCGCCGCCCGTCGCAGAAGCCATCAAGCATGGCCTCTGGCTGGCCGAAACATCGGCGGCCAGCGTCACGTTTTTTGCCGCCGTCGACCTGCCCGAAGCGACCATCGTTTCGCTGGGAGGCGATGCCTCGCGCGTCACCGGCCAGCTTCGAAAGTCGGGCGGCCGTGCCCTCGACCATCTGGTCCACGAGGCCAAAGCGCGAGGTCTGACCGCCGACTCCCGGCTCGTCAGCGGCGAGGGGTGGGTGGAACTCACGCGCGAGGTCGAGCGTGGGCAGTACGACGTGGTGATCGTCGGCACGCGCAACGTGGGCGCCGTCGAGCGGTTTCTGTTTGGCAGCACGGCCATGAAGCTGCTGCACAATTGCCCCTGCCCGGTGTGGATCACGCGGCCCGAACCGCATCCGCTGCCGACCAGCATTCTGGTGGCCAGCGATTTGAGCGAGGTGGCCGAGAACGCCTTGCGATTAGGGCTGGCGCTGGGAGCGCTGACCGGGGCCAAGGTCAACTTGCTGCACGCCGTCGATTATCCGCTCGACCGCCTCTGGAGCACCGGCCTGCTCGACACGAGCGCGCAGATTTATCACGACAAGGTGAAGGCCGACGGGCGGCAGCGGCTGGACGAGCAGTTGGCCCGCGTTGCCGGGCCGAATCCGTCGGTCAAGGCGGAGCTGCACATCGTCGAAGGGCTGAGCATCGCCGACACCGCCGTTCTCGATTTCATTCGGGTCCACCACGTCGACCTGCTGGTGATGGGCACGATGGCCCGCAGCGGCATTCCGGGCGTGTTCATCGGCAACACGGCCGAGCGGCTGGTGACGCACGTGCCCTGCTCGCTGTTGGCCGTGAAGCCCGCCGATTTCACGTCGCCGATCGGCCTGCCCTAA
- a CDS encoding cytochrome P450, translated as MAVAPGITHAIPLPYGPLGAFLCDPLSFQMQARERFGDVFRFRIGPVVVHFLFHPEHVRRVLHEHPKNYLRGWQYRLMRRIFGDSLTVSEGAFWLRQRRMAQPAFHRQRLAEYTGVMVDAASGLVSRWRDMAAEEEEKVIEARREMSRLTLGITSRTLFDRDVSHEADEVGQAFAVLGQYFEYRLHHPFGSPSWVPTSTNRRFKKAVSTLKQIVTAIVRERLGDEADRGDLLSMLVQARDEETGERMTADQLRSEVLNFLLAGYETTATALTWTWYLLASHAPIRERVCQEIKAVIGDRLPSAADAPRLHITRAVIQESLRLYPPIWVVPRRVVANDEIGGFRIPARSTVVLCPYVTHRHPAFWDAPDVFDPDRFTAERMAGRPKEAYFPFLGGPHQCIGNEFALLEMQLVVARVLQEFDVTLRPGQVVKPIASLGLWPDGPVWLTVKSRA; from the coding sequence ATGGCTGTGGCCCCAGGAATCACTCATGCCATTCCGCTGCCCTATGGCCCCTTGGGCGCCTTCCTGTGCGACCCGCTGAGCTTTCAAATGCAGGCACGGGAGCGGTTCGGCGACGTATTTCGTTTCCGCATTGGGCCGGTGGTGGTCCATTTCCTCTTCCATCCGGAGCACGTCCGACGCGTGTTGCACGAGCATCCTAAGAACTATTTGCGCGGCTGGCAGTACCGGTTGATGCGGCGAATATTTGGCGACAGCCTGACCGTGTCGGAAGGGGCTTTCTGGCTTCGACAGCGGCGGATGGCACAACCCGCCTTTCACCGGCAAAGGCTGGCCGAGTACACCGGCGTGATGGTCGACGCGGCGTCCGGGCTGGTATCGCGATGGCGTGACATGGCGGCGGAAGAAGAAGAAAAGGTGATCGAGGCGCGACGCGAGATGTCGCGCCTGACTCTTGGCATCACGAGCCGGACACTCTTCGATCGGGATGTAAGCCATGAGGCCGACGAAGTAGGCCAGGCGTTCGCCGTGCTGGGCCAGTATTTCGAATATCGACTCCATCATCCCTTCGGTTCACCGAGCTGGGTGCCGACGTCGACGAACCGCCGATTCAAAAAGGCGGTGTCGACGCTCAAACAGATCGTGACGGCGATTGTCCGAGAGCGGCTGGGCGACGAGGCGGACCGCGGCGATCTGCTTTCGATGCTCGTTCAGGCCCGCGACGAAGAAACGGGCGAAAGAATGACCGCCGACCAGCTCCGCAGCGAGGTTCTGAACTTCTTGCTCGCAGGCTACGAGACGACGGCCACCGCGCTCACCTGGACCTGGTATTTGCTTGCCTCTCATGCGCCGATACGCGAGCGTGTCTGCCAGGAGATCAAGGCGGTGATCGGCGATCGGCTGCCCAGCGCGGCGGATGCACCGCGGTTGCACATCACGCGTGCCGTCATCCAAGAGTCACTGCGATTATACCCGCCGATCTGGGTCGTCCCGCGCCGCGTTGTCGCGAATGACGAGATCGGCGGTTTCCGTATCCCGGCGCGTTCGACGGTGGTTTTGTGCCCGTACGTCACTCACCGGCATCCCGCTTTCTGGGACGCGCCGGACGTCTTCGACCCCGACCGTTTCACCGCTGAGCGCATGGCCGGTCGTCCGAAGGAAGCTTACTTTCCCTTTCTCGGGGGGCCGCACCAGTGCATCGGAAATGAATTTGCCTTGCTGGAGATGCAACTCGTCGTCGCCCGAGTGCTTCAAGAATTCGACGTCACCCTTCGGCCCGGTCAAGTCGTCAAGCCGATTGCGTCTTTGGGCTTATGGCCCGATGGCCCGGTTTGGCTGACCGTCAAGAGCCGAGCGTGA